A portion of the Pedobacter cryoconitis genome contains these proteins:
- a CDS encoding thiopeptide-type bacteriocin biosynthesis protein, with the protein MMERKDKAVQYQWFAAYLFYPGDLDLMLRELVAPFIREFFPDEQTDAQYFFIRYWENGSHIRLRINVEYALHQVLAKALEQKTNDFFSQYPAVRKLKDSLNQPVSQPLAADHAIQFSVYEPEIIRYGNQQSLSWAEQHFFKSSIFILDWICTKKPGTSALIQALRLHLILLLATGWEIPRLIAVCDFFIDGWLPRLYISGADIEAQKIFWVKEFETSFDRTKAVILPASKVFWEELTTGTANQKVQDLLKTNIMILQNYQQADFKETKFIEIMTSLMHMNNNRLGISNHEEAYGMYCTRQCLDFIANS; encoded by the coding sequence ATGATGGAAAGGAAAGATAAAGCTGTTCAGTATCAATGGTTTGCCGCTTACCTGTTTTATCCCGGAGATCTGGATTTGATGTTGCGGGAATTAGTCGCGCCATTTATCCGGGAATTCTTCCCTGATGAGCAGACGGATGCGCAATACTTCTTTATTCGTTACTGGGAAAATGGAAGTCATATCAGGCTCAGGATCAATGTTGAGTATGCTTTACACCAGGTTTTAGCTAAAGCATTGGAACAAAAAACAAATGATTTTTTTAGTCAGTACCCGGCTGTCAGGAAATTAAAAGATTCTTTGAATCAGCCTGTTTCTCAGCCTTTAGCTGCTGACCACGCGATACAGTTTTCTGTTTATGAGCCCGAAATCATACGTTATGGAAATCAGCAAAGTTTGAGCTGGGCCGAACAGCATTTTTTTAAGTCTTCAATTTTTATTCTGGACTGGATCTGTACCAAAAAACCGGGAACTTCTGCTTTAATACAAGCTTTGCGGTTACACCTGATTTTATTGCTGGCCACTGGTTGGGAAATTCCCAGGCTGATTGCAGTTTGTGATTTTTTTATTGATGGATGGCTGCCTCGTTTGTATATTTCGGGAGCGGATATCGAAGCTCAGAAAATATTTTGGGTAAAAGAATTTGAGACTTCGTTTGACCGGACAAAAGCGGTTATTTTACCGGCTTCAAAAGTCTTTTGGGAAGAACTGACTACTGGGACGGCAAATCAAAAAGTACAAGATTTGCTAAAGACAAATATCATGATCCTGCAAAATTATCAGCAGGCAGATTTTAAGGAAACCAAATTCATTGAAATCATGACGAGTCTGATGCATATGAATAACAATCGCCTGGGGATAAGTAATCATGAAGAAGCCTATGGAATGTATTGTACACGCCAATGCCTTGATTTTATAGCCAATTCTTAA
- a CDS encoding pinensin family lanthipeptide: protein MKNQSEKIKLNLEDLQLESFVTSIDSEVAMRLSGGLGNVSEPTHTEPTDDHHTPAIKCTTVIC, encoded by the coding sequence ATGAAAAATCAATCAGAAAAAATCAAGTTAAATCTTGAAGATCTTCAATTAGAAAGTTTTGTAACAAGTATTGACAGTGAAGTTGCCATGCGTTTATCAGGCGGTTTGGGTAATGTATCAGAACCAACCCATACTGAGCCAACAGATGACCACCATACACCTGCCATTAAGTGTACTACAGTTATTTGCTAG
- a CDS encoding lanthionine synthetase LanC family protein, with the protein MPLFTQLQTRRIQKQLAQLKSDLLASSRRDETGVYWQSPFYETIDKFSFQTTFDIFNGNSGIALFYIGLFELSGEPKDLKMAEDIMHKVLKEEAVLKPRSFGFYTGITGVIYVCIKLYAHTNEEKYLRRASYLLLDNQENIVNNTAKADLLSGYCGSLFVITLLYHHLRTKKLLAIVHQLIDRVINEARISEAGLKWDYNQSKSSFDSLAGFSHGASGIACVLMQVGNYFKHDGLIYLAEQVLAYEMQYFDPVTGNWLDLRLGKFRLNLPDAHRWELNVFIPEMNKVNSWAHGAGGIGLARLMAYELTGKEIYLQQCQLVMKRCLKDLEKMHRTDFTLCSGYMGMLPFLSRFAGLLQKNYAESILSVVDQAGVQYARKRSYNTYISANQFDYGLLSGKSGVGYILIQLLNKEMDSVVYPVLPPNKKLPPVITSYSQFAVKQRIFSTYYAKTIYLLEQFEPGSMLKMQAEDFNGFEEWLYQRIRSLPALEESGITALFDFEHQLAIRWKLHKGYLCYKKKNEFIQDQAKQLSLVTAEELCNLSFKLNDHVGFYPLSTKLKNVMGLPETYQAALFMSDEHGVKAIYIGQLSSLILSGLAEQAVTGQELISLILENFSGNAKLKPETTVLRERILLQMRSLIISGMIGLKEEV; encoded by the coding sequence ATGCCTCTGTTTACCCAACTGCAAACTCGAAGAATTCAAAAGCAATTAGCACAGCTCAAAAGTGATTTACTGGCTTCCTCCAGAAGAGATGAAACTGGTGTATATTGGCAGAGTCCTTTTTATGAGACTATTGACAAGTTCTCTTTTCAAACGACATTTGATATTTTTAACGGAAATAGTGGTATTGCTTTATTCTATATCGGTCTTTTTGAACTTTCTGGTGAGCCGAAAGATTTAAAAATGGCAGAAGATATTATGCATAAAGTGCTGAAGGAGGAAGCTGTATTAAAGCCACGTTCTTTTGGTTTTTATACGGGCATAACGGGGGTGATTTATGTTTGTATTAAATTATATGCGCATACTAATGAGGAGAAATATCTGCGGCGTGCCTCGTATTTATTGCTGGATAATCAGGAAAATATTGTCAATAATACGGCTAAAGCTGACTTGTTAAGCGGTTATTGTGGAAGTTTATTCGTAATCACTTTACTTTATCATCATTTAAGGACTAAAAAACTGCTGGCAATTGTTCATCAGTTAATTGATCGGGTGATCAACGAGGCAAGGATTTCCGAAGCAGGGCTGAAATGGGATTATAACCAATCGAAGTCTTCTTTTGATAGTTTGGCTGGATTCTCTCATGGGGCATCAGGGATTGCTTGTGTTTTAATGCAGGTAGGCAATTATTTTAAGCATGATGGCTTGATTTATCTTGCTGAACAAGTACTGGCTTATGAAATGCAATATTTTGATCCTGTTACTGGAAATTGGCTGGACCTGAGATTGGGTAAATTCAGGCTGAATTTGCCGGATGCACACCGCTGGGAGCTGAATGTGTTTATACCGGAAATGAATAAGGTAAATTCCTGGGCACATGGTGCTGGTGGAATTGGGCTTGCCAGATTAATGGCTTATGAACTAACGGGGAAGGAAATTTATTTGCAGCAGTGTCAGTTGGTGATGAAAAGATGTTTAAAGGATCTTGAAAAGATGCACCGTACCGATTTTACGCTCTGCAGTGGGTATATGGGAATGCTGCCTTTTTTATCCAGGTTTGCCGGCCTGTTGCAGAAGAATTATGCCGAATCAATTTTATCAGTAGTTGATCAGGCTGGTGTTCAGTATGCGCGCAAACGGAGCTACAATACTTATATTTCTGCTAATCAGTTTGATTATGGTTTGCTATCTGGCAAATCTGGGGTTGGTTATATCTTAATACAATTGCTGAATAAAGAAATGGACAGCGTGGTTTACCCCGTTTTGCCTCCGAATAAAAAACTGCCGCCAGTTATAACCAGTTATAGTCAGTTTGCGGTCAAACAGCGGATTTTCTCTACCTATTATGCTAAAACAATTTATCTTCTGGAACAGTTTGAGCCTGGCTCTATGCTTAAAATGCAAGCTGAAGATTTTAATGGGTTTGAGGAATGGCTTTATCAAAGAATAAGAAGTTTACCAGCACTTGAAGAGTCAGGAATTACGGCATTATTTGATTTTGAACATCAGCTGGCCATCAGGTGGAAGTTACATAAAGGTTATTTATGCTATAAAAAGAAGAATGAATTTATACAGGATCAGGCGAAGCAATTGTCTTTAGTAACTGCTGAAGAATTGTGCAACTTATCTTTCAAATTAAATGACCATGTCGGTTTTTATCCGCTGAGTACTAAACTTAAAAATGTGATGGGATTACCGGAAACTTATCAGGCCGCATTATTTATGTCTGATGAACATGGGGTGAAAGCTATCTACATAGGTCAGTTGAGTTCGTTGATTCTGAGTGGTCTTGCTGAACAGGCTGTGACCGGACAAGAACTGATCAGCTTAATTTTAGAAAACTTTTCGGGGAATGCGAAGCTGAAGCCGGAAACTACCGTATTGCGGGAGAGGATTTTATTACAAATGAGATCATTGATCATTAGTGGAATGATCGGCTTAAAAGAAGAAGTATAA
- a CDS encoding lantibiotic dehydratase, with product MSIEIFPHSLVRYAGMNYQVFDSFKLKGSKGILQKDHQMKAAKTKLKALICDGLFELITLQTDDLLRQQLINLKRQVFNDKKVNPQKLEELLGLFPADLTLDFHNYLQVSQNMETFHQTNTLNYQQLLMEQSKKLQELAMDPHLQNGLLLSSPVLLEQLPGYLQKEPASFRQKELRIEFSLLRYLTRMCFKTSPFSTFTYTGIMQLADNGAVIPSPMAKAVKNSLRLNNALFEYLKSILIHHPGVNELLTVKLNKTATIKAGKIQFLVNFNNIESFQLLPASGLQLLVFNYFNSAQESINIKELANYMAYAVEEANYTSIKNYLLKLVAAGLLEVGMETSGIDPQWSLKLLNFFTKLESSEPAVLQIIYLFKQLQQYQLAYAKGDTAKRKLILAYAEKTVAAVFQKLQAEAGLPLSRDTTKEVDDQSKKQAVNGVFETQNFIPHHFSGRQLFYEDCYTPELEILEDGCLQDFAAKADQLLNHLLPLDLLKTEREKMSSFFLEHYPAQAQVKVIDFYQAYYFYVKKPEKEKSAKLGPAIPDPSEWEKTISEKLALITQHKPNILNLGNDFFPEALSTEAPVAAVQYSRGLFVQFYKGKLQQEAEHKECFFGVINTVLPGMGKVSGRFLPLFTPDMTTDFVKYNTQLHPEVLKVELNDASSFNANIHPSLLTRELALPGGNKSYPEKQQLPVDGLTVSFEQQTSALKLNYQQEQVFTYDLCLESFYNRSNLYQLLAHFNQDTKLSLQPFINLVDACYLDVEEQEQEIESLPRITYENSVILRRRTWRIKTASIPVQQAGENAYAYFIRINTWRAQHGIPVTFFLFLRKRSFVIKPAAQPNGKKEGLSDDYKPQFISFEQPLLVEMFKRLLARAGTHVIVEEMLPLTNAATDQAGYVEPVKEYLLQWYKYE from the coding sequence ATGAGCATTGAGATATTTCCACACTCTTTAGTAAGATATGCAGGGATGAATTATCAGGTTTTTGATTCGTTTAAACTCAAAGGATCGAAGGGGATACTGCAAAAAGATCACCAGATGAAAGCGGCAAAAACAAAGCTTAAAGCATTGATTTGTGATGGACTATTTGAGCTGATTACGCTTCAGACCGATGATTTGCTCCGGCAGCAGCTGATTAATCTTAAGAGGCAGGTTTTTAATGATAAAAAAGTAAATCCGCAAAAACTGGAGGAGTTGCTGGGCCTGTTTCCAGCAGACCTGACGTTGGACTTTCATAACTACCTACAGGTAAGCCAGAATATGGAAACTTTCCATCAGACCAATACTTTGAATTATCAGCAACTGCTGATGGAGCAAAGTAAGAAACTTCAGGAACTGGCTATGGATCCGCATTTGCAAAACGGACTGCTTTTGTCAAGTCCGGTTTTACTGGAGCAATTACCCGGCTATTTGCAAAAAGAACCAGCTTCCTTCCGGCAAAAGGAATTGCGAATAGAGTTCAGTTTGCTGCGTTACTTAACCAGGATGTGTTTTAAGACTTCGCCATTCAGCACTTTTACCTATACCGGGATCATGCAGTTAGCGGATAACGGGGCTGTAATCCCTTCGCCCATGGCTAAAGCTGTTAAAAATAGTCTCCGGCTTAACAATGCATTATTTGAATACCTGAAATCTATCCTGATCCATCATCCGGGGGTGAATGAATTGCTGACTGTAAAACTTAATAAAACGGCTACTATCAAGGCCGGTAAAATCCAATTCCTGGTTAATTTTAATAATATTGAATCTTTTCAGCTATTACCGGCTTCGGGTTTACAATTACTTGTTTTCAATTATTTTAATTCGGCTCAGGAATCAATAAATATTAAAGAATTGGCAAATTATATGGCTTATGCTGTGGAGGAAGCCAATTATACGTCAATTAAAAACTATCTTCTTAAACTGGTTGCTGCGGGTTTACTGGAAGTTGGCATGGAAACTTCTGGAATTGATCCGCAATGGAGTCTAAAATTATTGAATTTCTTTACCAAATTGGAGAGTAGCGAACCGGCTGTTCTTCAAATCATTTATCTGTTTAAGCAGTTACAGCAATATCAACTGGCTTATGCGAAGGGAGATACTGCAAAACGAAAATTGATCCTGGCTTATGCAGAAAAAACTGTAGCAGCTGTTTTTCAGAAATTACAGGCCGAGGCAGGTTTGCCGTTAAGCAGGGATACGACAAAAGAAGTAGATGACCAGTCAAAAAAACAAGCTGTCAACGGGGTTTTTGAAACTCAGAATTTTATACCACATCATTTCTCTGGCAGACAACTATTTTATGAAGATTGTTATACGCCTGAACTGGAAATTCTGGAAGATGGCTGTCTTCAGGATTTTGCGGCAAAGGCCGATCAGCTTTTAAATCACTTGCTTCCGCTTGATTTACTAAAAACTGAGCGCGAAAAAATGAGCAGTTTCTTTCTGGAACATTATCCTGCTCAGGCACAGGTTAAGGTAATTGATTTTTACCAGGCTTATTATTTTTATGTTAAAAAACCTGAAAAGGAGAAATCGGCAAAGCTAGGGCCGGCTATACCTGATCCCAGTGAATGGGAGAAAACGATCAGTGAAAAACTAGCCTTGATTACCCAGCATAAACCAAATATCCTGAACCTGGGAAATGATTTTTTTCCTGAAGCCTTATCAACAGAAGCTCCTGTTGCAGCAGTTCAGTATTCAAGGGGGCTTTTCGTTCAATTTTATAAAGGGAAATTACAGCAGGAAGCGGAACATAAGGAATGTTTTTTTGGAGTGATCAATACTGTGCTGCCGGGAATGGGGAAGGTAAGTGGCCGCTTTTTGCCCTTATTTACACCCGATATGACTACAGATTTTGTCAAATATAATACACAGCTTCATCCTGAAGTGCTCAAAGTAGAGCTCAATGATGCTTCAAGTTTTAATGCGAATATTCATCCTTCTTTACTTACTCGCGAACTTGCTTTGCCCGGTGGAAATAAAAGTTATCCGGAAAAACAACAGCTTCCCGTAGATGGGTTAACAGTAAGTTTTGAACAGCAGACAAGTGCTTTAAAGCTAAACTATCAGCAGGAGCAGGTTTTTACCTATGATTTATGTCTGGAATCTTTTTATAACCGTTCCAACCTGTACCAGCTTCTGGCTCATTTTAACCAGGACACCAAGCTTTCTTTACAGCCATTTATTAACCTGGTGGACGCCTGTTATCTGGATGTTGAGGAGCAAGAACAGGAAATTGAGTCTCTGCCAAGAATTACCTACGAAAATTCAGTTATTCTCAGGAGAAGGACCTGGCGTATAAAAACAGCGTCGATACCTGTGCAGCAGGCAGGAGAAAATGCTTATGCTTATTTTATCAGGATCAATACCTGGAGGGCTCAGCACGGAATCCCTGTAACCTTCTTTTTATTTCTGAGAAAAAGATCTTTTGTCATTAAACCAGCTGCTCAGCCAAATGGCAAAAAGGAAGGACTTAGTGATGATTATAAACCTCAGTTTATATCTTTTGAACAGCCTTTATTAGTTGAAATGTTTAAGCGTTTACTGGCCAGGGCAGGGACTCATGTGATCGTGGAAGAAATGCTGCCTTTGACTAATGCGGCTACAGACCAAGCAGGTTACGTTGAGCCAGTTAAAGAATATTTGTTGCAATGGTATAAATATGAATGA